Proteins encoded in a region of the Chryseobacterium piperi genome:
- a CDS encoding terpene synthase family protein, producing MNRRIYPGWFVSTSKGSSRNVRVNPEYLHGILKNWLNEQRLLQLGFKWEDIDTWKMEVQVLSSYPNIGMEEAELAVGWLAWILIFEAWLDDIPLNQLSAEISDFSGLSGNEWTPVKSGPLKDSFKKLREETIKGMSEQWKSEFREYFKAYFFTFEPARKERAKNQVMGIHAYQTQRRNSSAMLIQIHLMERLYHEVLPIGLEQLPSIVELRRIAADIAAWSRDFYVFSYHLEQLSNYRLLLAIREDKKLLPKPSDQYAIQMIVERISDFNNKIDEIRKDQSIQKEEVESYLQKLGAWTYGNDDHAWKLLGNTIHLRQEKNEKDSEDYSTINGKDTCFIDSPQDEDSVWLSRKIMLKIPYTQKTGEWSYAEAYEIAPNIYVMPEPLKLPWYSFGEENENNSDKKSFVSIIEGLFSQIKMGNSGKHLVERLSKRNDKVGYFENKEGEKIGNVLIMLPDSAQTKKNNLQFELPLVWEDAFNKKGTGSIICIDPYITLKKAEGEYLPCLAGLAHLLCHSLQSLVGNTPYGMLTVPDLTSKNNYRISKADIAVTNLAKRKIFNSSLYARDKEIRNEIAFTEDVIVGDFLTANGMTDNEIPKYLRNGTLDVDGLIYKVDDPLDPKEYIASGKIPSYDSLLLKVKDLEIVSSHDLYYPDKVENPVIISTGFKSMEKHMIIDQESFRINDLFRISHQPNAFSGQFTSQRSISETNSTDVYNIFKKTLDELNIFVAASVANIEMYDTWFASIKKKLMEDTESILNMVQLSTLSSGLTDMLGIYKDLGSKESSNSGRMALRVIALIGIRGAPEVNPEEWIKNAIMHTDSVIRYFDEMKKSKDRNYSGSLTRKLSWIKLVSKPMEKLLIPIIEEIHLRLVQSIEVSFAQLHHMVTYHTNMICRQLIGVQDSTHNVKVTDMYNKAKKELYKVQDQLLMNMAERLKPAMENGLVYLFKLLKKSFDKNLKEESNLTDTKTDDNDGEAMMKTEAQTIINKAKKLWPENVTPLELEGPKFIHVNYKINDGYIDYAEVEWESPNDFPETLFGLVTIVFEEFDRFQNRKYMFTEKASRKKLKIIPHLPLSNEETYWNVYFTDPVAKKISKITKLGYNASSYELDPIK from the coding sequence ATGAATAGAAGAATTTATCCTGGTTGGTTTGTATCAACAAGTAAAGGAAGCTCAAGAAATGTCAGAGTGAACCCAGAATATCTTCATGGAATATTGAAAAATTGGTTAAACGAACAAAGACTTTTACAATTAGGATTTAAATGGGAGGATATTGATACCTGGAAAATGGAAGTGCAGGTTTTGTCTTCCTATCCAAATATTGGTATGGAAGAGGCAGAGTTAGCAGTGGGCTGGCTAGCATGGATATTGATTTTTGAAGCCTGGCTGGATGATATTCCTTTAAACCAATTAAGTGCTGAAATCAGTGATTTTTCCGGCTTATCAGGAAATGAATGGACACCTGTAAAGTCTGGTCCTTTAAAAGATAGCTTTAAAAAATTAAGGGAAGAGACAATCAAAGGGATGTCCGAACAATGGAAAAGTGAATTTAGAGAATATTTTAAGGCCTATTTCTTTACTTTCGAGCCGGCAAGAAAAGAACGTGCCAAGAATCAGGTGATGGGAATTCACGCCTATCAAACCCAGCGAAGAAACTCATCTGCCATGTTGATTCAGATCCATCTTATGGAAAGATTGTATCATGAAGTATTACCCATAGGGTTGGAACAATTACCTTCTATTGTTGAGCTAAGAAGAATTGCTGCAGACATTGCAGCATGGAGTAGAGATTTTTATGTATTTTCTTACCATCTGGAACAGTTAAGTAATTATCGGTTATTATTAGCCATAAGGGAAGATAAAAAACTTCTGCCGAAGCCTTCTGATCAATATGCAATACAAATGATTGTGGAACGCATTTCAGATTTTAATAATAAAATTGATGAAATAAGAAAGGATCAATCTATTCAAAAAGAAGAAGTGGAGTCTTACCTGCAAAAGCTGGGTGCCTGGACATATGGAAATGATGATCATGCGTGGAAATTATTAGGAAATACGATTCACCTTCGTCAGGAAAAAAATGAAAAAGATTCGGAGGATTATTCTACCATAAATGGTAAGGATACATGTTTTATAGACTCACCACAGGATGAGGATTCTGTATGGCTTTCTCGTAAAATCATGTTAAAAATTCCCTATACCCAAAAGACCGGAGAATGGTCTTATGCCGAAGCTTATGAAATCGCTCCCAATATTTATGTAATGCCGGAGCCATTAAAACTTCCCTGGTATAGCTTTGGAGAAGAAAATGAAAATAATTCGGATAAAAAGAGCTTTGTTTCTATTATTGAAGGCCTGTTTTCTCAAATAAAAATGGGAAATAGTGGTAAGCATCTTGTGGAAAGGCTCTCAAAGAGAAACGATAAGGTGGGTTATTTCGAAAATAAAGAGGGAGAAAAAATAGGAAATGTATTGATTATGCTTCCGGATAGTGCACAGACGAAAAAAAATAATCTTCAGTTTGAGCTACCTCTCGTATGGGAAGATGCTTTCAATAAGAAAGGTACGGGATCTATTATATGTATTGATCCTTATATTACTTTAAAAAAAGCTGAAGGAGAGTATCTTCCCTGTTTAGCTGGGCTGGCTCATTTATTATGCCATAGCTTACAAAGCCTTGTAGGTAATACTCCGTACGGGATGCTTACCGTACCTGATTTGACTTCAAAAAATAATTATCGAATTTCCAAAGCAGATATAGCGGTTACCAATTTGGCCAAGAGAAAAATTTTTAATAGCTCACTTTATGCAAGAGATAAAGAAATAAGAAATGAAATCGCCTTTACAGAAGATGTGATTGTCGGTGATTTTTTGACTGCCAACGGAATGACGGATAACGAAATACCCAAGTATCTGCGAAATGGCACTTTAGATGTAGACGGTTTGATTTATAAAGTAGATGATCCCCTTGATCCTAAGGAATATATAGCATCCGGCAAAATTCCAAGTTATGACTCATTGCTGCTAAAAGTGAAGGATTTGGAAATTGTATCAAGTCATGATTTATATTATCCGGATAAAGTTGAAAATCCCGTGATCATTTCAACAGGTTTTAAATCGATGGAAAAGCATATGATTATTGATCAAGAAAGCTTTCGTATCAACGATTTGTTTCGGATATCCCATCAGCCGAATGCATTTTCAGGCCAGTTTACTTCTCAACGAAGTATTTCGGAGACTAATAGTACGGATGTATATAATATTTTCAAAAAAACATTAGATGAGCTTAACATTTTTGTGGCAGCATCAGTAGCCAATATAGAAATGTATGATACTTGGTTCGCATCGATCAAAAAAAAGTTAATGGAGGACACTGAATCAATTTTAAATATGGTTCAATTGAGTACTTTGTCTTCCGGGCTAACAGATATGCTGGGAATTTATAAAGATTTGGGGAGTAAAGAATCTTCCAATTCCGGAAGAATGGCCTTGAGAGTGATAGCTTTGATAGGGATTCGTGGAGCCCCGGAAGTAAATCCTGAAGAGTGGATTAAGAATGCTATAATGCACACTGATTCTGTAATAAGGTACTTCGATGAAATGAAAAAGAGTAAAGACAGAAATTATTCTGGTAGTCTAACAAGAAAATTAAGTTGGATAAAATTGGTGTCCAAACCTATGGAGAAACTCCTTATTCCTATCATTGAAGAAATTCACTTGCGTTTAGTACAATCCATTGAAGTTTCATTCGCCCAGCTCCATCATATGGTGACCTATCACACAAACATGATTTGCCGCCAGCTGATAGGAGTACAAGATTCCACTCATAACGTTAAAGTAACCGATATGTACAATAAAGCAAAAAAAGAGCTCTACAAGGTGCAAGATCAGCTTCTAATGAATATGGCAGAGCGCCTAAAGCCGGCTATGGAGAATGGACTTGTTTATTTATTTAAATTATTGAAAAAGTCTTTTGATAAGAATCTAAAAGAGGAATCCAACCTCACGGACACCAAGACAGATGATAATGACGGTGAAGCGATGATGAAGACTGAAGCCCAAACTATTATAAATAAGGCAAAAAAATTGTGGCCGGAGAACGTAACACCTTTAGAGCTAGAGGGACCAAAATTTATACATGTTAATTATAAAATTAATGACGGTTACATAGATTATGCAGAGGTAGAATGGGAATCTCCAAACGATTTTCCGGAAACACTTTTCGGATTGGTTACTATTGTTTTTGAAGAGTTTGATAGATTTCAGAATCGTAAATATATGTTTACTGAAAAAGCTTCTCGTAAAAAACTTAAAATAATTCCCCATCTTCCTTTGTCTAATGAAGAAACTTATTGGAATGTTTATTTTACAGATCCTGTTGCAAAGAAAATATCAAAGATTACAAAATTAGGGTATAATGCTTCATCATATGAATTAGATCCTATAAAATAG